Proteins encoded by one window of Aphis gossypii isolate Hap1 chromosome X, ASM2018417v2, whole genome shotgun sequence:
- the LOC126552628 gene encoding zinc finger BED domain-containing protein 5-like has product MDRWLKGGHFNEKPVTEESLSTQSAEGRINDKNGSQVVHHYNSNANGFINPIKKRKYNESYLEMGFSETNDCQPQCVICLKVLPNSSMYPGKLRRHFEKNHPDYEGKTTDYFKRKRTKLLAVQNKIKTHVQTDNENALRASYMVIYRIAQKGEAHTIAETLIKPCLINIATCMLDEKFAKQFSTIPLSNNTDARRIADLATNVEQTLVSIIKYRKIFSTNGRIN; this is encoded by the coding sequence atggaCCGTTGGTTGAAAGGTGGACATTTTAATGAGAAGCCTGTTACAGAGGAATCTCTTAGTACTCAGTCCGCAGAAGGCAGAATCAATGACAAAAATGGTAGTCAAGTAGTTCatcattataattcaaatgcaAATGGCTTCATAAATCCGATCAAAAAACGTAAATACAACGAAAGTTATTTAGAGATGGGGTTCTCAGAAACTAATGATTGCCAGCCACAGTGCGTTATTTGTTTGAAAGTTCTTCCTAACAGTTCCATGTATCCCGGAAAATTGCGTCGTCATTTTGAAAAGAACCATCCGGATTATGAAGGTAAAACGACTGACTATTTTAAACGAAAGCGCACTAAACTATTGGctgttcaaaacaaaataaaaacacacgtTCAAACTGACAACGAAAATGCATTGAGAGCTTCCTACATGGTGATCTACCGCATTGCTCAAAAAGGTGAAGCTCATACTATTGCTGAAACGCTTATAAAACCATGTCTTATTAATATAGCAACTTGTATGCTTGACGAAAAATTTGCCAAACAGTTTTCAACAATTCCTTTGTCGAACAATACTGATGCGCGACGAATAGCAGATTTAGCTACAAATGTAGAACAAACACttgtatctattattaaatacagaaAAATTTTCTCTACAAATGGACGAATCAACTGA
- the LOC126551576 gene encoding zinc finger BED domain-containing protein 5-like yields MKAFLEENDEQAFTNIVNEIIEHLKQLKNCFEQYFPADREVLLKDHEWVLNPFSVCMKPSSLSSSDYERLIDLTSDLTLKSSFNSNSYAEFWLSLKDKSYEGLSEKAKTLFLPFATTYLCESGFSSYAATKTKYRNRLNVEPDLRLQLSKIKPDIAKLCQNKQPHTSH; encoded by the coding sequence ATGAAAGCCTTTTTGGAAGAAAATGATGAGCAGGCTTTTACTAATATTGTCAACGAGATTATTGAGCACCTCAAACagctaaaaaattgttttgagcaATATTTTCCTGCAGATCGGGAAGTATTGTTGAAAGACCATGAATGGGTACTGAATCCATTCTCAGTTTGTATGAAACCTTCAAGCTTATCTTCAAGTGATTACGAAAGGTTGATCGATTTAACTTCTGACTTAACATTAAAATCTTCCTTCAACAGCAATTCGTATGCCGAATTTTGGTTAAGTTTGAAAGACAAAAGTTATGAAGGGTTAAGCGAGAAAGCGAAAACACTATTTTTACCCTTTGCCACTACTTACTTATGCGAGTCAGGATTTTCGTCCTACGCTGCAACTAAAACCAAATACCGCAACCGCCTCAATGTTGAACCTGACCTCCGACtccaattatcaaaaataaaacctgACATTGCAAAACTGTGCCAAAATAAGCAGCCACATACatcacattaa